AAGCACTCGCGAAAGCGGCACATCCGTGCGCCGGTTGAGAATCAGTCCGACCGCGCCTTTTTCATCGTAGTGAACCAGCAGGATCACCGTTCCTGCAAAGCTCGGATCGCCGAGCTTGCTGGCTGCCACCAGCACCTTTCCAACACCCAAATCCTTCGGATTCTTGAATTGAATCGGGACAGATTCCGCCTCGTAAACGCTGCCCTTTCCGTCCGCCGTCAGGGCAACAATCGCAAACAACATTGCGAACAGAAACCGTTTGCGCAGGGACATGACCGATATCCCTCCCACACGAACGAACTGCCGATCTACAGGCTACAACTTAGCGGCATTCATACGGGAACCGCGGCAGTGCGCCGCGCGTATCTATCTGCGGCACAACTCGCTCCGGAGAATCGACCATGCACCGACTTGTCCTCGCAACCTCCGCTCTCCTGCTGCTCACGCCCATCCTTCACGCCCAGACGCTCACAACCGGCGCCTGCAACGGCGATCAGGGCCAGACGAAGAACTACGGCCTTTTCGGATTGGCTCAGCAGCATGCCTGCGAGCTTCGCAAGACGATGCTGCCTCCCCGTTCCGAGCTAAAAATCTCCAACGGCAACGGTGGCATCGAGGTCATCGGTCAGGACCGTAACGACATCGCGTTCGAGGCTCGTATCATGGCCGCCGCCGGCAGCAAGGAAGACGCAGAATCCCTGTTGCACGAGGTGAAGATTGACCTCGGCGATACGATCCACGCCGACGGCCCCAGCACCATGCTCACCAGGCGCAGCTGGTATGTGAACTACCGTCTCCTCGTGCCACGCCATATCGCCGCACAGCTCCACACCGTCAATGGAGGCATCGAGCTCAGCGGCCTTGACGGGAACGCCACGGTCCAAACCACGAACGGCGGCATCACTCTGCACGATCTTGCCGGCGAGGTGCACGCCCGGACCACCAACGGCGGCATCGAGGCAGCACTAAGCGGAGACCGCTGGAACGGCGCAGGACTCTACGCCGACACTACCAACGGGGGCATCAACGTCAGCGTGCCTGCGCAATACTCTGCCCACCTGGTCGCCGGGACCACCCATGGAGGCGTGTCGGTCGACCTTCCGCTCAGTGGCGGAGAGATCAGCCGGAGACACATCGACACCAATCTTGGCAGTGGCGGCGCGACCGTGCACTTCGTGACGACCAACGGCGGCGTAGGCATCAATCACAACGGCCCTCGACACCAGAGCGAGTGACCTGCGCTAAAGCAAGAGCCCCAACTCTCTTCACCGCACCCCCCACCACCATCCCATCCGACCCGATAATCTTTAGCCTTTACCGTGCGCGAGCCTCGTGAGTACATTCCGCGATGTGAGGCAAACGCGTCCTGCGGAATTACCCCCCGCGGCGAGAGTATTCTCGAGTCTCAGAAAAGAGACACCGGAATGACGAAATTCAATCGATCGGCCTTGGCCGCCTTCTGCATCTGCATTCTCTCGGGCGTGGCCGGGATCGCCGCAGCCAGGCGGCAGCAATTCCGCACTATTACGATCAGCAATGTTCAACCGCGGCGGGACAGCTCGGGCGCGATCGTCGATGCGCACGATGGCGGCCTGCTCTTTGCAAACGGCCGATACTACCTCTACGGCACTGCCTACGACACGACGGCCGGCTACAGCATCAATAATCGTTTCCGCGTCTATAGCTCGGCCGATCTGCAGCAGTGGACCTTCGAGGGCGAGCTGCTGAAGTCACCTCCCGATGGCGTTTACTACAACCCTTCGATGGCCTATAACGCCAGGACCCACAAGTACGTTCTTCTGTACAACTGGTATCCCAAGCTATGGGATGGGCAGGTAGGCGTGGCGACCAGCGATACGCCGGTAGGCCCCTTCACGATCGCGAACACTCGCGTGAAATTGACTGAGGCGGATCAGCACCCAGGGGCTGGCACCATCTTTGTAGACGAAGATGGCACCGGTTACTACATCTATACCGCCATCTCGCAGGGTCACGCTGTCCGTGTCGAGCGTTTGACGGCCGATTTTCTGGCATCGACCGGGGAGGTCAGCGATGTCCTTGCCCGCAACTGCGAGGCAACATCGATGTTCAAGCGCAACGGGCTCTATTACGTGCTGTTCGATACGGCCTGCTGCTTCTGCGCCCGAGGCAGCGGCGCGCGGGTCTACGTCGCGTCCTCTCCCCTGGGACCATATACGCTGCGGTCCAACATCAACCGCGATCCCGGCCAGAAGCCGATCGTGGCGGCCCAGCAAGCCTCGATCGCCCATATTCCAACGCCCGATGGTGAAGCGCTGATATGGATTGCGGATCGCTGGGGTTCGAGGCCGGACGGCATCAAGGGCCACGATTTCCAATTCTGGAGCGCTCCGCTGCGCTTCGACAGCGAAGGCAACATCGCACCGATCGCGAACGTTGCGCAATGGAGTCTCACCGTGCGCGTCGGGGGCGGCCACGATTCCCATAGCACCACGCCATACGTGTGGCCAAAGAAGAAGGATCCGCATCCGCTCACTATCGACCCCTGCACCGGCGCTCCTCTCGCGCCAGACCCTACCGAGCGCGAGGGGAAACTATGAGTCGGCACTTTTCGAGCAGAGCGAAGCACCGCAATAAGTAGTTCGAAGCCTCAGTGCACGTCGGCCAGTGTTGCCGATGCGCCTGCTCAACACGGGGAGCCGTGAAAAATGTACTGGAGTGTAACGATGTACGTTCCGAGCCGCAGGACGATGATCGTTGCGGCAATTTGCTTCGTTCTCCTGAGCACTGCGTTTGCCCAGGCAGCGGTGGAGGACAACCCGAATGCGCTACGTCATTTGAAAGGCAGGACAATCGTATCGGAGAAGTTCCCTAAGGTGCAGCTGACCATTGGGAGAGGATTCCTATTCGTGGGTAAGCAACAAGTGAATCTCCATGGAAACGCCGAGGCCGAACAGTACGTTTTTGCCAGGCGGGACCGCGAGAACATTGCGAAGCAATTCTTCCTGATCCAGTTCGAACATTTCCTGCCGACCAACAACTTTACTTATGACTATGCTTCCATGCCTACGACCCAAATCGGCAATCTTCCCGTCAACTATGACGTGAAGAGCTTGCACGATCTTGGGGCCTTGATGCTGGGAGATAAAGGATCGGACGGCGCCGCCATGGTAGAGCTGCTTGCGAAACGGCACATTTCGTTGCCGCATAACACTGCCATGGTCCGTATGTTTCATGTGCCCTCTGCGGATCGCCGGACGGAATTGATGATTATCTACGGCGAGGCTTTGCCGCAGAATTTCGCCGTTCCTGTTGAAAAGAGGGGAGACTCCCTGGATAAGGAATCCTCCAGTTCGGCACAGATGTTCCTTCAACACGCGCGCCAGGCACTTGTCGTTCAAGCGAGGTGAGAGTTCTGCCTCGCTCCCTCAGTTATCGGAATGGGCTCGGAACGTCTGGTGAGCGCCGAGTAAAGAAAGTCCTGTTCGGGGTTCTTAGATGGTGTGACGTATAAGTCTGGAGAAGACGGCTCAGCGATGCAATCGGTTCGGGTGTCAACTATCCATAACAGGGCAATGCGCTCATTGACTGCTTAGCGAGCGTCGTCGGCAATCCGGACATTTCAATCCGTTCCACGAACTTCCGGATTGCCGGCCACGCGGGAGGCGATCCGTTAGAGCAAAGCGCATTGCGGCCAGCTCACCGAATTGTGACCGGAATACACCACCCTCTCGAACAATCGTGCGGATACCATCATCTCGATGACACGAATGCACTCGCGGCTCCTCACTCTGGCCTTCACACTCTTCGCCGTCACATCCGCACACGCTCAAACCTGGCACCTCGTCTGGTCCGACGAGTTCAATGGTTCCGCCAACTCGCTTCCCTCCTCCGCCGATTGGAACTTCGTCCGCGGCTGGGGACCCAAGGGCAATCACGAGATCCAGTTCTACTGCCGCCCCGAAGACAACGACGGCCCCTGCGACAGCAAGACCCATCCCAACCTCTACGAAGACGGCAACGGCCACCTCGTCCTCACCGCCATCCACACCGGCCAACTCTGGAGCTCCGCCCGCCTCAACACCCAGGACAAACGCTCGATCCTCTACGGTCGCGTCGAAGCACGCCTCCGCATGGAACCCGGCGCCGGCTTCTGGCCTGCCTTCTGGCTGCTCGGCGAAGACCACGAGAAGACTGGCTGGCCCGGTTGCGGCGAGCAGGACATCATCGAGTGGGTCCAGAAGTATGGTCCCTCCACCACCTCAGCCACCGTCCACGGTCCCGGCTACTCCGGCGGCAAAGGCATCAGCCGCACCTTCACCTTTCCAACTGTGAATGGCGTTCCCGGACGGATCGACGACGGCCAATTCCACACCTACGGCATGACCTGGTCACCCAACCGCATGGAGTTCTACCGCGACGACCCGTCCAAGCCCTTCTCGGTCGTTACGCCGGCCGATCTCCCACCCGGCACAAAGTGGGTCTTCGACCACCCCTTCTACGTGATCCTCAACTTCGCGATCGGCGAAGCCGGCTTCCCCGGCACAACCGACTCCACCACCCCCGCCACCGGTCGCATGTGGGTTGACTACGTCCGCCTCTACCAGCAGCAGTAAAACCTAAGTGCTTGGCAGGGTATTTACTCTTAAACTTGAGGATGAAAGAGAACGGCCCGGCTCAACGCCGGGCATTCGCATTTCATAACTCAAGTTCTTTGAAGACTTTGCAGCTTCCACCATACGAAAAATGGGACTCTTGACACAAAGTCCAGACCTAAGTCCCCTTCTTCGAAGACTTTGCA
This Acidobacteriaceae bacterium DNA region includes the following protein-coding sequences:
- a CDS encoding family 43 glycosylhydrolase yields the protein MTKFNRSALAAFCICILSGVAGIAAARRQQFRTITISNVQPRRDSSGAIVDAHDGGLLFANGRYYLYGTAYDTTAGYSINNRFRVYSSADLQQWTFEGELLKSPPDGVYYNPSMAYNARTHKYVLLYNWYPKLWDGQVGVATSDTPVGPFTIANTRVKLTEADQHPGAGTIFVDEDGTGYYIYTAISQGHAVRVERLTADFLASTGEVSDVLARNCEATSMFKRNGLYYVLFDTACCFCARGSGARVYVASSPLGPYTLRSNINRDPGQKPIVAAQQASIAHIPTPDGEALIWIADRWGSRPDGIKGHDFQFWSAPLRFDSEGNIAPIANVAQWSLTVRVGGGHDSHSTTPYVWPKKKDPHPLTIDPCTGAPLAPDPTEREGKL
- a CDS encoding glycoside hydrolase family 16 protein, which translates into the protein MTRMHSRLLTLAFTLFAVTSAHAQTWHLVWSDEFNGSANSLPSSADWNFVRGWGPKGNHEIQFYCRPEDNDGPCDSKTHPNLYEDGNGHLVLTAIHTGQLWSSARLNTQDKRSILYGRVEARLRMEPGAGFWPAFWLLGEDHEKTGWPGCGEQDIIEWVQKYGPSTTSATVHGPGYSGGKGISRTFTFPTVNGVPGRIDDGQFHTYGMTWSPNRMEFYRDDPSKPFSVVTPADLPPGTKWVFDHPFYVILNFAIGEAGFPGTTDSTTPATGRMWVDYVRLYQQQ
- a CDS encoding DUF4097 family beta strand repeat-containing protein, with protein sequence MHRLVLATSALLLLTPILHAQTLTTGACNGDQGQTKNYGLFGLAQQHACELRKTMLPPRSELKISNGNGGIEVIGQDRNDIAFEARIMAAAGSKEDAESLLHEVKIDLGDTIHADGPSTMLTRRSWYVNYRLLVPRHIAAQLHTVNGGIELSGLDGNATVQTTNGGITLHDLAGEVHARTTNGGIEAALSGDRWNGAGLYADTTNGGINVSVPAQYSAHLVAGTTHGGVSVDLPLSGGEISRRHIDTNLGSGGATVHFVTTNGGVGINHNGPRHQSE